The following proteins come from a genomic window of Amphiura filiformis chromosome 16, Afil_fr2py, whole genome shotgun sequence:
- the LOC140136207 gene encoding uncharacterized protein: MKYFTITHVSWVFVMILDYHICTSAKSRWFKQLSRKEISTTSHWIPQSDWFQMKNCGPPFSFSVTPWPIQLNGETRLELNFTAAHTLIAGDLVVNLNQWPYNFVLDFCDYTLDRKVPWCPIKKGETYSFYAKDTVSSIAVFPYKGHFVGNATVSNSNDDVLLCFSLDVKLP; this comes from the exons AtgaaatatttcacaataacacATGTGTCATGGGTGTTTGTCATGATTCTTGACTACCATATCTGTACCTCTGCTAAATCGCGTTGGTTTAAACAACTTTCTCGAAAGGAAATTTCAACAACATCTCATTGGATACCCCAATCGGACTGGtttcaaatgaaaaattgtg GACCTCCGTTCAGCTTTTCTGTAACTCCATGGCCTATTCAGCTTAACGGCGAAACACGGCTTGAACTCAATTTCACAGCAG CACACACCCTTATTGCCGGAGATCTAGTAGTAAACCTTAATCAGTGGCCATACAACTTTGTACTCGACTTCTGTGACTACACGTTGGATAGAAAAGTGCCATGGTGCCCCATTAAGAAAGGAG AAACGTATTCGTTCTATGCGAAGGATACTGTGTCGTCAATTGCCGTATTTCCCTACAAG GGTCATTTTGTAGGAAACGCTACGGTTTCTAATAGCAACGACGACGTGCTTCTTTGTTTCTCGCTGGATGTAAAATTACCATAG